The proteins below come from a single Portunus trituberculatus isolate SZX2019 chromosome 2, ASM1759143v1, whole genome shotgun sequence genomic window:
- the LOC123506218 gene encoding coronin-7-like, translated as MKEGGGGGGGGGEVEEEEEEDKPKIASIRRQFEKKKEEEEEEEEEEEEEEEEEEEKKKKEEKKEKEKAPPSPFPTRRPTLTRSFRRVCKFRHLKGTVGHKNTCIDNLRDLCRTLPNESDGLAANEKWVAVALSGAGGRVACLNHTQPGRLLEGVIPSFVNSSGVTDFTFEPFTTNLLAVACDDGKINFWTIPENGLKESTNTPTDTLIDLTSSDKVTVLRFHPTAKGVLAAIVAVKNVVKIWDTKLPRITITLQSHPDQIFSGAWSICGKYFATLCRDGRVRSFEPRKSTTALLTGSSSGGGGSGRGGRLVWAAKDELIITTGFNKVSERQISVYRSVDGQFLNTIGLDVSPALLSIYYDQDTSVLLTSGKGDSTIYAHEVGTDAPHVFPLTHHKCSTVHQGLVTLPKILCDVASVEFLKMLRLTSSVLEPLSFSVPRVKTEYFQDDLFPPTRVVWEAVMTSAEWFGGSNRPSHTLSLQPHNMPARR; from the exons ATGAAG gagggaggaggaggaggaggaggaggaggagaagtggaagaggaggaggaggaagacaaacccAAGATTGCCTCCATAAGAAGACAgtttgaaaagaagaaggaagaggaggaggaggaggaggaggaggaggaggaggaggaggaggaggaagaggagaagaagaagaaggaagagaagaaggagaaagaaaag GCCCCCCCCTCTCCGTTCCCTACTCGAAGACCAACACTAACCCGCAGCTTCC GACGAGTTTGCAAATTCCGACATCTTAAGGGAACAGTTGGACACAAGAACACTTGCATTGACAACCTCCGGGATCTTTGCAGAACACTCCCAAATGAAAGCGACGGTCTTGCTG CGAACGAAAAGTGGGTAGCAGTCGCTCTGAGTGGGGCTGGGGGACGTGTGGCATGTCTAAACCACACCCAACCTGGCAGGCTTCTGGAGGGAGTCATTCCATCGTTCGTCAATTCAAGTGGTGTGACGGACTTTACTTTTGAACCGTTCACCACTAACTTGCTGGCTGTGG cTTGTGATGACGGCAAGATTAACTTCTGGACTATTCCTGAAAATGGTCTGAAGGAGTCGACAAACACACCGACGGACACTCTGATTGACCTCACCTCCTCTGATAAG GTGACAGTGCTAAGATTTCATCCCACTGCCAAGGGTGTGCTGGCAGCCATTGTTGCAGTTAAGAACGTGGTCAAGATCTGGGACACCAAACTACCAAGAATAACTATAACTTTGCAGTCACACCCAGAtcag ATATTCAGTGGTGCGTGGTCCATCTGTGGCAAATATTTCGCCACACTCTGCCGCGACGGACGAGTTAGGAGCTTTGAGCCACGGAAGTCCACCACAGCGCTCCTAactggcagtagcagtggtggtggtggaagtggtcgTGGCGGGCGGCTGGTGTGGGCTGCCAAGGATGAGCTGATCATAACTACTGGGTTCAATAA aGTCTCGGAGCGTCAGATCAGTGTGTACCGCAGTGTCGATGGTCAATTTCTGAACACTATTGGTCTTGACGTCAGCCCGGCTTTGCTCTCTATCTACTATGACCAAGACACCTCTGTGCTACTAACTTCAGGAAAG gGGGATAGCACTATTTACGCCCATGAAGTCGGCACAGATGCTCCACACGTGTTTCCTCTCACACACCACAAATGCTCCACTGTGCACCAG GGCCTGGTCACACTCCCCAAGATTCTCTGCGATGTTGCCAGCgttgagtttctgaagatgctacgtctaacctcttcagtgttggaacctctctctttctctgttcctcGGGTCAAG ACAGAATATTTCCAAGATGATCTGTTTCCACCCACAAGAGTCGTTTGGGAGGCTGTGATGACCTCGGCAGAGTGGTTTGGAGGCAGTAACAGGCCATCCCACACTCTCTCCCTGCAGCCACACAACATGCCTGCAcgtaggtag